A window of the Canis lupus baileyi chromosome 1, mCanLup2.hap1, whole genome shotgun sequence genome harbors these coding sequences:
- the LOC140630251 gene encoding microtubule-associated protein RP/EB family member 1, with amino-acid sequence MAVNVYSTSVTSDNLSRHDMLAWINESLQLNLTKIEQLCSGAAYCQFMDMLFPGSIALKKVKFQAKLEHEYIQNFEILQAGFKRMGVDKIIPVDKLVKGKFQDNFEFVQWFKKFFDANYDGKDYDPVAARQGQETAVAPSLVAPALNKPKKPLSSSSAAPQRPIATQRTTATPKAGPGVVRKNPGVGNGDDEAAELMQQVNVLKLTVEDLEKERDFYFGKLRNIELICQENEGENNPVLQRIVDILYATDEGFVIPDEGGPQEEQEEY; translated from the coding sequence ATGGCAGTGAACGTATACTCAACGTCCGTCACCAGTGATAACCTAAGTCGACATGATATGCTGGCCTGGATCAATGAGTCTCTGCAGCTGAATCTGACAAAGATTGAACAGTTGTGCTCAGGGGCTGCCTATTGTCAGTTTATGGACATGCTATTCCCTGGCTCCATTGccttgaagaaagtgaaattccaGGCTAAACTAGAGCATGAATACATCCAGAACTTCGAAATACTACAAGCAGGTTTTAAGAGAATGGGTGTTGACAAAATAATTCCTGTGGACAAATTAGTAAAAGGAAAGTTTCAGGACAATTTTGAATTTGTTCAGTGGTTCAAGAAGTTTTTTGATGCAAACTATGATGGAAAAGACTATGACCCTGTAGCTGCCAGACAAGGTCAAGAAACTGCAGTGGCTCCCTCCCTTGTTGCTCCAGCTCTGAACAAACCGAAGAAACCTCTTAGCTCTAGCAGTGCAGCTCCACAGAGGCCCATTGCAACACAGAGAACTACTGCAACCCCTAAGGCTGGCCCGGGTGTGGTGCGAAAGAATCCTGGTGTGGGCAACGGGGATGATGAAGCAGCTGAATTGATGCAGCAGGTCAATGTATTGAAACTTACCGTCGAAgacttggagaaagagagagatttctaCTTTGGAAAGCTAAGAAACATTGAATTGATTTGCCAGGAGAACGAAGGGGAAAACAACCCTGTATTGCAGAGGATCGTGGACATTCTCTATGCCACAGATGAAGGCTTTGTGATACCTGATGAAGGGGGCCCACAGGAGGAACAAGAAGAGTATTAA